The Oncorhynchus tshawytscha isolate Ot180627B linkage group LG18, Otsh_v2.0, whole genome shotgun sequence genome has a window encoding:
- the uox gene encoding uricase, translating into MATTSTQNVEFVRTGYGKNLVKVLFIRREGTHHYITELTANVELTLKSRKDYLTGDNSDIIPTDTVKNTVHALAKLKGVLTIEQFAMDISKHFLTAFKHVTRVNVKIEEAPWRRLEKNGVEHVHAFIYSPESWRFCEVEQNHNESPILHSGVKNMKVLKTTQSGFEGFFRDRFTTLQEAKDRCFCTSVYARWRYNKVQNVNFDNAWNSVKETIIEKFAGPYDRGEYSPSVQKTLYDTQVIVLDRVPEIEEIEIVMPNQHYFTIDMTKMGLTNNNEVLLPLDNPSGNIMGTVRRKLQAKL; encoded by the exons ATGGCAACTACCTCAACTCAg AATGTGGAGTTTGTGCGGACCGGCTATGGCAAGAATCTGGTCAAGGTGCTGTTCATCAGACGAGAGGGAActcaccactacatcactgagCTGACGGCTAATGTGGAGCTCACCCTCAAGTCCCGCAAGGACTACTTGACCGGTGACAACTCGGACATCATCCCTACTGACACTGTCAAGAACACTGTCCATGCACTGGCTAAGCTGAAGGGA GTTTTGACCATAGAGCAGTTCGCCATGGACATCAGCAAACATTTCCTGACAGCTTTCAAACATGTGACCAGGGTAAACGTGAAGATTGAGGAGGCACCATGGAGGAGACTGGAGAAG AATGGTGTCGAGCATGTACATGCATTCATCTACAGCCCTGAATCCTGGCGCTTCTGTGAAGTCGAACAGAATCATAATG AGAGCCCTATTCTTCACAGTGGCGTGAAAAACATGAAGGTGCTGAAGACCACTCAGTCTGGCTTCGAGGGCTTCTTCCGAGACCGCTTCACCACTCTACAGGAGGCCAAGGACAGGTGTTTCTGTACCTCTGTCTACGCCAGGTGGCGCTACAACAAGGTCCAAAATGTCAACTTTGACAATGCATG GAACTCTGTCAAGGAGACAATAATTGAGAAGTTTGCTGGCCCATACGATCGTGGAGAGTACTCACCCTCTGTGCAGAAAACCCTCTACGACACACAGGTCATAGTCCTGGATAGGGTGCCTGAG attgaagagattgagatagtCATGCCTAACCAACATTATTTCACCATTGACATGACGAAAATGGGTCTCACCAATAACAATGAA GTTCTTCTGCCATTGGACAATCCTTCAGGGAACATCATGGGCACAGTACGCAGGAAGCTGCAAGCAAAGCTATGA
- the LOC112218048 gene encoding di-N-acetylchitobiase-like encodes MVDPANRTAWITSKKDLAKRQFMDGINIDIEQEVADSSPEYYTLTALVKETTEAFHREIPGSQVSFDVAWSPKCIDGRCYDYTAIAESCDLLFVMSYDEQSQIWGDCVAMANAPFNQTQSGK; translated from the exons ATGGTGGACCCTGCCAACAGGACAGCATGGATCACAAGCAAAAAGGACTTGGCAAAGAGGCAGTTTATGGATGGCATCAACATAGACATTGAGCAAGAGGTGGCCGACTCCTCCCCAGAGTACTACACCTTGACAGCACTCGTCAAAGAGACCACTGAGGCCTTTCATAGAGAGATCCCAGGTTCCCAG GTGTCATTTGATGTTGCCTGGTCGCCCAAGTGTATAGACGGGCGCTGCTACGACTACACCGCAATTGCAGAGTCCTGCGACCTGCTATTTGTGATGTCATATGATGAGCAGAGTCAAATATGGGGCGATTGTGTTGCGATGGCAAATGCTCCATTCAATCAGACACAGTCAGGTAAATAA